In Amaranthus tricolor cultivar Red isolate AtriRed21 chromosome 3, ASM2621246v1, whole genome shotgun sequence, a single window of DNA contains:
- the LOC130809353 gene encoding PLASMODESMATA CALLOSE-BINDING PROTEIN 1-like: MSSYLSSPIMALLLFLALFLSFTSYSSATYCLCKGGAQDPTAYQRVIDYACGAGADCRAIQTNGPCYVANNPKAICDYAVNSYFQNKGQVTGSCVFSGAAMTSDQPPTTVPTGCTFPTSGSPVTPGTGTGTGIPSSTPGGITGTPGSTTGIFSPTGLAPSGDFGLNPNNSPSTLHFKNTFLITLALFSGLLALRA; this comes from the exons ATGAGCTCATATCTTTCATCTCCAATCATGGCTCTTTTATTGTTCTTAGCTCTTTTTTTAAGCTTCACTAGCTATTCAA GTGCAACATACTGCTTGTGTAAGGGTGGAGCTCAAGATCCAACAGCATATCAAAGGGTAATAGATTATGCATGCGGAGCAGGAGCAGATTGCAGAGCAATCCAGACTAATGGTCCTTGTTATGTAGCCAATAATCCCAAAGCTATTTGTGATTACGCTGTAAATAGCTATTTCCAGAACAAGGGTCAAGTTACTGGTTCTTGTGTTTTTTCTGGCGCTGCTATGACTTCTGATCAGCCCCCTACTA CTGTGCCTACTGGATGCACCTTTCCTACTAGTGGAAG CCCAGTAACCCCCGGTACAGGTACAGGTACCGGCATCCCATCCTCAACACCAGGTGGCATCACCGGTACTCCCGGATCAACGACAGGCATATTCAGCCCAACCGGATTGGCTCCTAGCGGAGACTTTGGCTTGAACCCAAATAATAGTCCATCTACATTACACTTTAAGAACACCTTCTTGATCACACTGGCTCTCTTTTCAGGTTTATTAGCCTTGCGGGCCTAG
- the LOC130809352 gene encoding uncharacterized protein LOC130809352 isoform X1: MGGGGGKEEEQDGMSVHSPCKAPPSSASSLSKEQSQAELELRFLEALEIYPPGKLKGFSASGIHHHFVLYGVTDFLRRRLDRQFSSEEVLRLLDRFYNLEMLRGEDEDAEFPNREEEFSLPQSYFTKEES, from the exons ATGGGCGGAGGCGGGGgtaaagaagaagaacaagatgGCATGTCGGTACACTCTCCTTGCAAGGCTCCGCCATCCTCAGCATCTTCTCTCTCCAAG GAGCAATCACAAGCTGAATTGGAGCTTAGATTTTTGGAGGCACTTGAAATTTATCCTCCTGGAAAATTAAAAG GATTTTCTGCATCAGGCATACATCACCACTTTGTCCTTTATGGTGTGACGGATTTTCTCCGAAGAAG ACTTGATCGTCAATTCTCTTCCGAAGAAGTGTTGCGCTTATTAGATCGTTTCTACAACTTGGAGATGCTG CGAGGAGAGGATGAAGATGCAGAATTCCCTAACCGCGAAGAGGAGTTCTCTTTGCCACAAAGTTATTTCACCAAGGAAGAATCTTGA
- the LOC130809352 gene encoding uncharacterized protein LOC130809352 isoform X2: MGGGGGKEEEQDGMSVHSPCKAPPSSASSLSKEQSQAELELRFLEALEIYPPGKLKGIHHHFVLYGVTDFLRRRLDRQFSSEEVLRLLDRFYNLEMLRGEDEDAEFPNREEEFSLPQSYFTKEES, translated from the exons ATGGGCGGAGGCGGGGgtaaagaagaagaacaagatgGCATGTCGGTACACTCTCCTTGCAAGGCTCCGCCATCCTCAGCATCTTCTCTCTCCAAG GAGCAATCACAAGCTGAATTGGAGCTTAGATTTTTGGAGGCACTTGAAATTTATCCTCCTGGAAAATTAAAAG GCATACATCACCACTTTGTCCTTTATGGTGTGACGGATTTTCTCCGAAGAAG ACTTGATCGTCAATTCTCTTCCGAAGAAGTGTTGCGCTTATTAGATCGTTTCTACAACTTGGAGATGCTG CGAGGAGAGGATGAAGATGCAGAATTCCCTAACCGCGAAGAGGAGTTCTCTTTGCCACAAAGTTATTTCACCAAGGAAGAATCTTGA
- the LOC130809351 gene encoding polyphenol oxidase, chloroplastic-like, with product MASLSCSTLTTSIFHTPLLLKTPKPTKSKNGTNGFPYSCKKPISCHNKNNYEPQIGPIDRRNMLIGLGGLCGSAATLNSGLPANTLAATIEPDYQNCTLTDAAWDGSVGDQCCPPKIDPSKLVDFKFENYPNPVLRVRKPAHLAMKDPIWLEDYKTGIAKMRSLPTTDPRSLVQQARVHCAYCDGAYPVVGYPDTRLEVHTTWLFASFHRWEIYFFERILGKLIGKPGFALPYWNWDHPDGMRIPAMFNDINSSLYDPKRNPDHLTKVVDLAYNKSFIEPDYNDQEQIQQNLLLVRKQMLYVTKPELFFGAEYVAGDVGQFKSANAGSLERSPHNNIHIWTGQKTEGGQNMGAFWSAARDPIFYCHHANVDRMWDIWTRDLPGEGRVNLNVPDYLNIYFIFFDENANPVRVYIRDSFDSEKLGFTYQKQPLLWLDRNKTAPKPKRTTLKAVPKRRTAVKSDVVEFPKTLNSVIETKVERPKKNRSAIEKEKEEEVLVISFESGMWMGFCKFDVYVNDDGKYDLKGKTQIKDEYAGSFTSLGHKDGEKGMMRNGMGKNIELKLALTNLLDDIGAAEDEAIQVAIVPRIGTESIVITGVDIQFIA from the exons ATGGCTTCTCTATCTTGTTCTACCTTAACCACTTCCATTTTTCACACCCCTTTACTCCTCAAAACACCCAAACCTACCAAATCTAAAAATGGAACAAATGGGTTTCCATATTCATGCAAGAAACCAATCTCTTGTCATAACAAAAACAACTATGAACCCCAAATTGGCCCTATTGATAGAAGAAATATGCTCATTGGTCTAGGAGGCTTGTGTGGGTCTGCTGCCACTTTAAACAGCGGTTTACCAGCCAATACATTAGCCGCCACAATTGAACCAGATTACCAAAATTGTACGCTCACTGACGCCGCATGGGACGGGTCAGTAGGAGACCAATGCTGCCCACCAAAAATCGACCCATCAAAATtggttgattttaaatttgagaaCTACCCGAATCCGGTACTGCGGGTCCGAAAACCTGCCCATTTAGCGATGAAAGACCCGATTTGGTTGGAGGACTATAAGACAGGTATTGCAAAGATGAGATCTCTTCCTACGACTGACCCTCGCAGCTTAGTGCAGCAAGCGAGGGTACATTGTGCTTATTGTGATGGAGCCTATCCGGTTGTCGGATATCCGGATACCCGTTTGGAAGTCCATACGACTTGGTTGTTTGCTTCCTTTCATAGATgggaaatatatttttttgagagGATACTTGGGAAATTGATCGGTAAACCCGGATTTGCATTACCATATTGGAACTGGGATCACCCAGATGGCATGCGGATCCCAGCAATGTTCAATGACATTAATTCTTCACTCTACGACCCCAAACGCAATCCAGACCACCTTACAAAG GTAGTAGATCTAGCTTACAACAAGTCATTCATAGAGCCAGATTATAACGACCAGGAACAAATCCAGCAAAATTTACTGTTGGTTCGTAAGCAAATGTTATACGTAACCAAACCCGAACTGTTCTTCGGGGCCGAATATGTAGCGGGAGATGTGGGTCAATTCAAATCCGCAAATGCTGGTTCACTCGAAAGATCACCACACAACAATATCCACATCTGGACAGGACAAAAAACTGAAGGCGGTCAGAATATGGGCGCATTTTGGTCCGCAGCACGGGATCCTATCTTCTACTGTCACCACGCTAATGTTGATAGGATGTGGGATATTTGGACTAGAGATCTTCCTGGCGAAGGAAGAGTTAATCTCAATGTTCCTGATTATCTCAATATTTACTTCATTTTCTTTGATGAAAACGCTAATCCTGTTAGGGTTTATATTAGGGATAGTTTCGATAGCgagaaattagggtttactTATCAAAAACAGCCATTACTTTGGCTAGATCGCAACAAAACAGCTCCAAAGCCTAAGCGTACGACACTAAAGGCGGTACCAAAGCGGCGTACTGCAGTGAAGTCTGATGTTGTTGAGTTTCCGAAGACATTGAATTCAGTGATTGAAACAAAAGTAGAAAGACCGAAAAAGAATAGAAGTGCGattgagaaagagaaagaagaggAGGTTTTGGTGATTTCGTTTGAGAGTGGAATGTGGATGGGGTTCTGTAAGTTTGATGTGTATGTGAATGATGATGGTAAGTATGATCTAAAAGGGAAGACTCAGATTAAGGATGAGTATGCAGGGAGTTTTACTAGTTTGGGTCATAAAGATGGCGAAAAAGGGATGATGAGAAACGGAATGGGGAAGAACATAGAGCTGAAATTGGCACTTACTAATTTGTTGGATGATATTGGTGCGGCGGAAGATGAAGCCATTCAGGTGGCCATTGTACCCAGAATTGGGACTGAATCTATTGTTATTACTGGTGTTGATATTCAGTTTATTGCTTAA